The window TCAGCTTCGCCAGCCCGGTCGCGTCCTGGCGCCAAAGCTCCTGCTCGCTCATCAACCGGCCCTTCTCCGACGCCGTCGACAAGATCACCTTACAACCGGAGCGTGGCCATTCCGGGTGGGCGCAGCGTGGTCACGCTTTGCCCGGCGCGCTTGGGGAAAACATCTCGGCGTGGTCGGCGACGAACTGGCGGAAGGCCCGCGCCGGCCGGCCGAGCAGCGACGGTACGTCCTCGGTGACCCAGTCGGAGTCCCCCTCCGCGAACAGGCCGAGTGCTTGGGCGTTCATCCCGGCGACAGCTTCGGGAAACCCGGCGTCGATCATGGCCTGCCGCTGCTCTTCGAACGTAAGGGGATGGAAGGTGATCGGCCGGCCGAGCACGGTCGAGAGCACTCCTGCCGCGTCCGGGTAGGAGAGGCGCTCGGGCCCGGTGAGCCAGTACGTCTTTCCCGCGTGGGGAGCGGGTGAGACGGCGATTTCGGCGGCGACGGCAGCGACGTCGGGCTCCTCTCGCCGAGCGAGCGACAGCGCCGCCGCCGAGCCCACCTTGCCGGCGGTCGTGATGAGGATCATGGTTCGAGCAGGCCGTCGCGGAAGAGACCGACCCCCGTCAGCGCATCCGGACCTACCTCGCGGGCGTCGGCACCGCGATGCGCCTGCACGGCCCCGCGTTCTACGACGACATGGTCAGCTACGCACCGACGGCCCGGATCTACCGCAAGAACTCCGACGTCGCCGCCCGCCGGGTCCACGAGATGATCGACGAAGGCATCCGGGCCGGCGCCTTCCGCGATGTCGACGGGAACTTCGCCGCCCAGGTCGTCGCCATCACCATCGACGCGGTCCAGTCCGGCGCGCTGCTGCAGAGCACCGGACTTTCCGCGGGCGACGCGTTCTCCCGCCTCGGCGACCTCATCCTGGACGGCCTCAGCCTCCCGGCCACCTCGGAGCAATCCCTTATGCTCCCGCGGGAGTCCGGGAAAGCAAGCGAGCGGGCCGCCCCGGGAGTGGCTACGCGCCGGAAGCCGGGGGCGGCTCCGTGGCCGTGCGCCGGGTCAGCTGCTGCGCCAGCTCGAACACCGCCTTCGCCCGGGCGAACTCCGCCGGGGTGAACGGCAGCAGCCGGCGAGTGACGACCACCAGGCCGCCATCGCCGGTGACCAGCCGCATCGCGCTTCCCTCGAAGCCCTCGCCGGACCGCCGCCCGATCCCCGCCGGGGCCTGCTCGACCACGCAGTCCCCGAGCAGGCCCCGCAGTACCTGCGCCAGGTCGGCCTCCGCCGCCACCAACCGCGTGGCCAACGTCAGCACCCGGGCCGGCAGGTCGACGAACTCGTGCACATCGGCCGGCACGACCCGCACGTCCCGGCCGCCACCCAGTTCGGTGACCTCGGCGATCTCGTCCGCCGTCGCTCCGGCCGGCGCGCGCACGAGGAACTCGTCGATCGCGCCCTCCTCGGCCGCGAGGACCTGCATCGACACGATGTCGTACCGGTGGGCCGCCAACGCGGCCGTCACACCCGCGAGACTCCCGGGCACGTCCCGCACGGTCGCCCGGACCCGCCACGCCACCCCGGCCGGCGCTTCGCCCTCCGCGCTTTTCACCCGGGCACACCGGCGATGGGTCCACCACCGACGCCCGGCCGCCGAGACGACGAGCAGCCCACCGAGCACGAACAACACCACCGGCCCGACGCGGTTGTGCGACAGCGTGCTGACGAACAAGTCGGCGACGCCCGTGGCGATGAACAGGGCCGCGAGCTCGATCAGCTCACGCGTCGTGGACCGCTTCGCGTCGTCGGCGGCCGGCCGCCGGGTGTCGGATTCAGTCATGCGGACCAGCATCGGCGCCCGTCCTTACCTCGAACCTGCCCATCTGTCACGATTCAGTTAACCGCCGCGACAGAAACTCCGCGGCCGGCAACTCACCTGTTACCGCGACCGGGTCGTCGATGGGCCCAGTGCCGGGATCCGCTCCGGGCACCGGCGCGTCTTCGGCTCGGCGGCAAACGCTCCCGGTTGCCGCCGAGCCCCCATCTCCCTGCCGCCCTTGACAAAGCTGAGGTCGGCTGACGGCATTCAAGGTTCTCGCGGCCAGGGCAGAGGTGATCCATCGTGCGCCGTTCGATCCGGCAGCTGGGGAGAGTGCAAGCTGCGTCGGCCGATCGTCGCGCGGATGCTGTCGATCTGAATACCGAGGTACCCGCCGGCGGGCTTGTCGCCGGCCCGGCGGCTCCTTCGGGTCAGGCTTTGGCCACGCGTTCGCGGACCGCGGGGACGACCTCGGCGGCGAACCGGCGCAGGACGTCCGCCGAGTCGGCGCGATAGAGGAAGAACGTGTCGATCCGCTGGGTCAACGCCACCTCGGCGAGCTGTTCGGCCCACACCTCGGGCGCCCCCTGCAGGAACCCGGAGCCGGCGTCGATTCGGCCTTCGATGTTGTAACCGCGGCGGATGTTCGCCGGTGAGCGGCCGGCGGCCAACGCGGCTTCGTCGATGACCTGGTTGGCGGCCGGCAGGGCTTCCGGGGGAAAGAACGGCGAGCTCGGGATCCAGCCGTCGGCGATGGCCCCGGTCAGGCGCAGCAGTCGTGGCTGGTAGGCGCCGAACCAGATGCCCAGCTCGTGCAGCGGCGCCGGACCGGGCTTGACGCCGCCCAGCTGGTAGTGCTTGCCCGCGAATTCGACGTCCGCCTTGGCTGTCCACAAGGCACGGATGACGTGGACGGCTTCCTCCAGTGCCTCGATCGACTGACCGGCGGTGCGCCGCGGTCCGCCTTCCGCGACGATGTCGTCCCACATCTGCTGGGCGCCGGTCCCGAGGCCGAGTTCGAAACGTCCGCCACTGAGGATGTCGAGGGTGGCTGCAGTGCGGGCCAGCACGGCGGGCGGGCGCAGCGGGAGGTTGAGCAGGTTGGGCAGCACCGTGATCCGCGTCGTCCGGGCCACGATCGCGGAGAGCAGCGCGATGG of the Amycolatopsis sp. NBC_01488 genome contains:
- a CDS encoding ACT domain-containing protein, with amino-acid sequence MTESDTRRPAADDAKRSTTRELIELAALFIATGVADLFVSTLSHNRVGPVVLFVLGGLLVVSAAGRRWWTHRRCARVKSAEGEAPAGVAWRVRATVRDVPGSLAGVTAALAAHRYDIVSMQVLAAEEGAIDEFLVRAPAGATADEIAEVTELGGGRDVRVVPADVHEFVDLPARVLTLATRLVAAEADLAQVLRGLLGDCVVEQAPAGIGRRSGEGFEGSAMRLVTGDGGLVVVTRRLLPFTPAEFARAKAVFELAQQLTRRTATEPPPASGA
- a CDS encoding LLM class flavin-dependent oxidoreductase, whose translation is MTAHDLKFGALLEPPADRPQDVVGLAELMEELGYDVVTLSDHPYWPERLDTIALLSAIVARTTRITVLPNLLNLPLRPPAVLARTAATLDILSGGRFELGLGTGAQQMWDDIVAEGGPRRTAGQSIEALEEAVHVIRALWTAKADVEFAGKHYQLGGVKPGPAPLHELGIWFGAYQPRLLRLTGAIADGWIPSSPFFPPEALPAANQVIDEAALAAGRSPANIRRGYNIEGRIDAGSGFLQGAPEVWAEQLAEVALTQRIDTFFLYRADSADVLRRFAAEVVPAVRERVAKA